In Danaus plexippus chromosome 6, MEX_DaPlex, whole genome shotgun sequence, a single window of DNA contains:
- the LOC116778952 gene encoding voltage-dependent calcium channel subunit alpha-2/delta-3, whose translation MALGTMTRRPLLLLALLAAALANQLEDIPHNEVKNWALKFGVDLWEFGRHFTKMNQIQNKYHEYNVEVVRKDGLLLVRELAVEVKNHMDFKMNAVMRIMDSAEAAALSAGSTSDGSPGSYYDARWLNVHADDGTLAARARRLLLSPSRHFDHIAVNTSYSAVLMPPYINTEDPEVQNQIAWSEHLDPLFVNNYEIDPTLSWQYYASSNGFMRRYPAMSWPPEDGYSHHARDFYDFRSSNWFVEAATSPKDLVILLDDSDDISSSYHRLAKATVSALLDTLGPNDFVNIYRYSDTVSELHQCYSKILAQAVPETIRELKSAVWGSEVTGGAANLTGALTTAFEILHRYNRTGQGCQCNQAIAVVGAGGGTAGVKTVFRTWNWPHMPVRIFTYRVGGDAASGHDMKDMACTNKGFHVTINDHSEVRHKVLHLVEVLARPMVMYQTLHPVHWSPVYVGGRSSSLDDDGMGQLMTSVTVPIFDRRNHTQREANLLGVVGTDVPVDQIKKLVPPYKLGVNGYSFMVDNNGHVLYHPDLRPLHTNEEYTETLRPLYSSVDITDVELLVDSDENSRVNLTSLLLDLRHDMIEQREGETEMGVKVAYEGMRRVGTRRQRYFYGPVEGTPYSLAAVLPDGYGMYELQAEQEIKHSPINVTEYFKGDNWKIHPDWVYCEYASTSDQTFSSPEEQLLHFLSRSGRPGWKWMSLRPRALTLHNAHKKQDRDSYYCDKTLVQSLVRDAMVIKELDAHIGHASHHTQQGRFHKFVVTLSFIATRSGLLKWTENVNTSRTADSSEPHFSEKYARAFDSEWYRRAVEHHSIEPESFVFSVPFRDGSEPEDFSGKPTLVLATHAVFVESRGHRAPAAVVGLHFQLDSLARHFLNVTSTCTAGSVCKKTCAGDELDCYILDDNGFIILSEDVSQTGRFFGQVDGTIMDSLVQDRIYKKVTVHDHQGRCPDSRSPFSGASNKLTPMKPLAWLGSYFTSLLTIWYPLLETIHARAHPHAQEELDYEDYENEDMEHEEDVDRDRGTYEIIIDGLGGSEKHEPPLNPGPPREPPREAARSAAVRPCDTSAELFTLQSTRLNAAQPLKGKLTNCHNSGCERPFSVQKIPHSNLILLVVDTLCPCGAKRLDVRAREAGPRAACRRPPRALPRRRPRACVSYHPEEIEIQSCGRGGRTEPTIFVFSVIVLRILLKFAT comes from the exons AGTCAAGAATTGGGCGCTAAAATTCGGCGTCGACCTTTGGGAGTTCGGGCGGCACTTCACAAAAATGAATCAGATACAAAAC AAATACCACGAATACAATGTGGAAGTCGTGAGAAAAGATGGCCTGCTATTGGTGAGAGAGCTGGCTGTTGAAGTTAAGAACCACATGGACTTTAAGATGAATGCTGTTATG CGCATCATGGATTCCGCGGAAGCTGCGGCGCTATCTGCGGGCAGCACGTCCGATGGCTCTCCAGGCTCTTACTACGACGCTCGATGGCTGAACGTTCATGCTGATGATGGAACCCTCGCTGCACGAGCGAGAAGACTATTACTCTCACCCAGCAGACACTTCGATCATATTGCTGTGAACACTAGCTACAGCGCGGTCCTGATGCCGCCTTATATAAACACGGAAG ACCCCGAAGTTCAAAACCAAATAGCTTGGTCGGAACATTTAGACCCGCTCTTTGTTAACAACTACGAAATCGATCCTACACTATCATGGCAGTATTACGCATCCTCCAACGGCTTTATGAGGCGTTACCCag CGATGTCGTGGCCACCAGAAGACGGTTACTCCCACCACGCAAGAGATTTCTACGACTTCAGGTCATCGAACTGGTTTGTTGAAGCCGCTACATCACCGAAGGATCTGGTGATTCTTTTGGACGACTCGGACGACATCAGTTCGTCTTATCACCGCCTGGCCAAAGCGACTGTATCCGCGCTGCTTGATACACTCGGACCCAACgattttgttaacatttataGATACAGTGACACTGTGTCGGAGTTGCATCAATGTTACTCGAAAATATTGGCCCAG GCGGTACCGGAAACAATACGAGAGCTGAAAAGCGCTGTTTGGGGATCGGAAGTGACGGGTGGCGCAGCAAATCTGACCGGTGCTTTGACAACAGCATTTGAGATTCTCCATCGG tacAATCGAACTGGTCAAGGCTGTCAATGTAACCAAGCTATAGCCGTGGTTGGGGCGGGGGGTGGCACTGCTGGGGTAAAGACAGTTTTCCGTACTTGGAACTGGCCTCATATGCCCGTCCGTATATTCACGTACAGGGTCGGCGGCGACGCGGCCTCAGGTCACGATATGAAAGACATGGCTTGCACCAACAAAG GATTCCACGTGACTATAAATGATCACAGCGAGGTGCGTCACAAGGTACTGCATCTTGTAGAGGTGTTAGCAAGACCTATGGTCATGTATCAAACTCTACACCCCGTACACTGGAGCCCCGTATACGTTGGTGGAAgg AGTAGCAGCTTGGACGACGATGGGATGGGACagttgatgacgtcagttacgGTCCCTATATTCGACAGGAGAAATCACACG CAAAGGGAGGCTAATTTGCTTGGGGTGGTGGGCACGGATGTTCCTGTTGATCAAATAAAGAAGCTCGTGCCACCATATAAA TTGGGAGTGAACGGTTACTCTTTCATGGTGGATAACAACGGGCATGTTCTGTATCACCCGGATTTGAGACCTTTG CACACCAACGAGGAG tACACCGAAACATTGAGACCACTTTACTCGAGCGTCGACATCACTGACGTAGAACTACTCGTGGATTCCGATGAGAATTCCAGAGTTAATTTAACTTCTCTGCTATTGGAC CTTCGCCACGATATGATCGAGCAACGTGAGGGAGAAACCGAAATGGGTGTGAAGGTAGCTTACGAGGGTATGAGACGCGTCGGTACGAGGCGTCAAAGATATTTCTACGGCCCCGTTGAAGGAACACCGTACTCCCTGGCCGCTGTCCTACCTGATGGATACGGCATGTATGAACTGCAGGCTGAGCAGGAAATTAAACACAGTCCCATAAACG TCACGGAATACTTTAAGGGAGACAACTGGAAGATCCATCCAGATTG GGTATACTGTGAGTATGCGTCCACATCCGACCAGACTTTCTCGAGCCCCGAGGAGCAACTACTTCATTTCCTGAGTAGGTCAGGCCGTCCTGGCTGGAAGTGGATGTCTCTGCGGCCTCGCGCTCTCACTCTTCATAACGCACACAAGAAGCAGGACAGAGACTCTTACTATT GTGATAAAACGCTAGTTCAGTCTCTAGTCCGAGATGCAATGGTAATTAAAGAATTGGACGCTCACATTGGACACGCCAGCCATCACACACA GCAAGGCCGATTTCACAAATTCGTCGTGACGTTGTCCTTCATCGCTACCAGAAGCGGTTTATTGAAATGGACTGAAAATGTCAACACGTCAAGAACAGCTGACTCTTCCGAACC aCACTTCAGCGAGAAATATGCTCGCGCTTTCGACTCCGAATGGTACCGGCGTGCGGTGGAACATCATTCCATTGAACCGGAGAGTTTTGTTTTCTCTGTGCCCTTCCGCGACGGCTCCGAGCCGGAGGACTTCAGCGGCAAACCAACGTTAGTGCTAGCGACACATGCCGTCTTCGTTGAATCGAGGGGACATCGCGCACCGGCCGCAGTAGTCGGATTACATTTCCAACTAGATTCTCTCGCTAGGCATTTCTTGAACGTTACGTCGacg TGCACGGCGGGCAGTGTCTGCAAGAAAACCTGCGCTGGTGATGAATTGGATTGTTACATACTTGACGACAATGGATTTATCATTTTGTCTGAAGATGTTTCACAAACTGGACGTTTCTTTGGGCAAGTTGATGGGACTATAATGGATTCGCTGGTTCAGGACAGAATTTACAAGAAAGTCACCGTCCATGACCATCAGGGCAGGTGTCCAGATTCAAGAAGCCCTTTCAGTGGAGCATCCAACAAATTGACACCGATGAAACCTCTCGCCTGGCTTGGAAGTTACTTCACAAGTTTACTTACTATATGGTATCCTCTGCTCGAAACAATACATGCACGAGCGCACCCTCATGCCCAAGAAGAATTGG atTATGAAGATTACGAGAATGAGGATATGGAACACGAGGAAGACGTGGACCGTGATCGTGGTACATACGAGATTATCATAGACGGGCTCGGAGGCTCCGAGAAGCACGAGCCTCCTCTCAACCCCGGGCCGCCACGGGAGCCACCTCGCGAGGCCGCACGCTCCGCCGCCGTCCGACCCTGCGACACCAGCGCTGAACTCTTCACATTACAATCCACCAGATTAAACGCCGCCCAACCGCTTAAAGGAAAACTCACCAATTGCCACAACTCAGGATGCGAGAG GCCGTTTAGCGTACAGAAGATACCACACAGCAACCTCATACTGTTGGTAGTGGACACGTTGTGCCCCTGCGGCGCTAAGAGGTTAGACGTGCGGGCGAGGGAGGCGGGGCCGAGGGCCGCGTGTCGGAGACCACCGCGAGCACTACCCCGACGACGACCACGAGCCTGTGTCTCATATCACCCCGAG GAAATCGAGATCCAATCTTGCGGTCGCGGTGGCCGGACGGAGCCTACAATATTTGTGTTCTCTGTGATCGTCCtacgaattttattaaaattcgcAACGTGA